The DNA segment gtaataGTACACTCTCCACATCTCATGTGAAAAGTATGTGTTTCGGGCCTCCATCTTTAAATCAAGACACTAATTAATGTcgcattttttttaagtatctcTTCTTCATAATCTAATAAAAATCAGATTGCCGAAGTAGATGAATAATTTCCTCTGGATGTCTAATGTGtaatcttctatcttcttcctcATTCCAGAtatgttctgaaacatgtttATCTTGCATCCATAAAACGTCACCATCAATTGGACTAaacttaatttgtatatttgatgAACATGACGAGGAAGATGTCATTGatactgcaaaataaaatataatacaataaattgacaaaaaaattatacattatttgtacataaaataaaaaaaaattaactatatttataaaatcttaattaaatatatatacaaaagaatatattatacaaataacacaatatatatatatatatatatatatatatatatatatatatatatatatatatttgaatcacaaaatatattatacaaataataaaatttaaatatagtctacaaataaattaaaatacaagcaaacacaaatttaaatatatatatttatatatatatatatatatatatatatatatatatatatatatttgaataaaaaagatattatataaataacaaaatttaaatatattatacataatttaaaatacatccaaagacaaatttaaataaataatagaataaatatatttgaataacaaCATATATTATtcaactaacaaaaattaaataaaataaaatatattatacaaataaattcaaataaaaattaatatgcaaagaaaattttaaacaatatatatacaaactAAGGTAccatatatttgaataataacttaaaatacataaaacaaataatattaacatacaAACTAACTAACGtaccatatatttaaataataacttagaatacctaaaataaatataataacttaaaatacctaaaacaaataatatttaaccTATAAAGTAACTAACATAACCAATAATAACTTACAATAcctaaaactaattaatattaacCTACAAAGTAACTAACGTAACCAATAATAACTTACAATacctaaaattaatataataacttAGAATATTAACGTACAAACTAACTAACCATGTAACACAAATAATAGGATACAAACTAACTTACAGTACCTAAACATAGCACATATTAAAAGGTACCAGGTGAAGAAACGACTAAGGGGAAGACTTTTCGCCACCGACACAAGCGAAACAACACAGGGAAGAgctaatgataattttatagatGGAAAGGAGAGGTGATAATATTATACGCTCATTCGGGAGAGCATTTTTATAGAGGAAAATGGGACATGTAGAGCTTATCTCGCCACTGGTTATGGCGACAAAGTTGTTTCGCCACTTCCAATGGCTACACACTCTGAAAAGCTGCCTCCTTCTACGCGCTAGCACAGTGCACCCTAGCTACCCTCACCTGCACACCTACACCTAGCTTCTGAAACCAACAACTATTTCGCCAATGCTACTGGCTAAACCTGGTTTTCACGTGTTTCGCCAATGCCAATGGCAAAACACCCTCCACGTCAGCCGGTATGTCGCCAATGCCACTGGCGGCTTACTTGTATCGCCAATGCCAGTGGCAGAATGCGTGTAAAAACAGACCCTGTACGTAAATAGTTTAAGAAGGGACCTTGTATAGTAAATAGTTTGTAAAAGTGACCCATTTAGGTCTATTTGCCCCAGCAagacattttatttaaattttcactCATGTTGTGCTGCCAATGCTAAAGTTGATAAGATTGCCCTTTGACCTAAGATGTACTTGAATTCAACGCATGTTTATGATACCCAAATGTTAGATGTTATAGTGAGTGATATGAAACAAATGGAACGAGAAATTATTTTTGgtgtaaaatatgtttgggAGAtagtaaaatttcaaaaaatattaattttattcttataaattttatcgtATTAATTTGGTCtttctaaaagtaaaaaatatttttgttggtttttaATGGTAATTCTATCACACACAATAATCTGACGTGGTTAGTAAATTTATGtgtaatttgattataaatgaGTTAAATAATTTAGGATGATTAgcactctctaaaaatagtatttttctgTCACTTTCTAGGTGATTTCCTCACACTTTCTAATGAAATTAAGGAGGAGATGAAGCAACAATgggttataatattttttagtgtGCTTGAAAAGATAGAGAGAAAGTAATTAAACCTGTTAGTGGTGTTAAAGAACTATCTAAGGGAGTTACCACTAAGAATtagcaaaaatatgttttatttcgCTATGACCAGATCTACATGACAAATAGTAtgtgaataaaattaatatttttaaattttacacaaacctcaaatatatttttatcttttttatcttaatcgaGATTCTGTATGTTAATATTCAAGGACGAAACACCAAAAGTTGTAAGgtttatattatattacattatGTTTGAATAAATACCGATCTATACAGAAATTGATTAGAAACTATTGTGAAAATTTCtattataactaattatttgtgaatctaaaatattgatttaaacATGATAACATTCTAAGCAATATATTTTGTACCCTCCATGTCTGTTGgccacactactagaaaaagatGTTTTTACGACAGCAATTTTACGACGGTTCCTTTGGAACCGCCTTAGAAAACGAGttaatgacatttttgtaattatcttGTTTTATGatgtacattctaagacggttatcaataaccgtcttagaatgtgtgttgGTCATAGAAAATAACGacgggtttttttaaaaaaacgtcGTTATCtcaattgaatttaattaaattaaaagcgTAGTAGCTAGCCCTAAATATGAGTGGTCATCCACGCGCAGCAGCTAAACCGCGATCTCTCGAACTCTTGAGGGGCATTTCCACTTCTTGTTTGAGGCGGCTTCTTTCTCGTTGGATGAGCTGGTTGATATTTTGAACGTGCCGGTGGCCTTGATGATAGCCGACTCGGCGTGCTCCAAGAGCCACCGAATGGTCTTGCCGTCGGACTTGTGGTCGATCTCTCGGGTCAGTTGGAAGATCCAGGTGACGCAGGCATTGGTCTACGACATTGGTCTCTCCGAGGAGAGACATGGCCAAGCTGCAGGTCGGCGTCTCCTTGGTCTGGTGCGAGGGCAACCGTTGTGTGACGACGGACAACTCTTCTCTGCCATGGTGGTTTGCAAGCCGTTGGGCACTGAACTGTTAACAAAGGCAAACTTCAATTGGTAATCCATCTTAATTTTCTCTGTAATTATTGTATAAAGAACACGTCTTCTATTGGGTATTCTTCTGATGTTTCCCTGAAGTATCCTTCTTGTTTTAGCCTTGAGTTGTTACTGGCTTTGAAATACAATTTGTTTGCTGCTATGCGGGTTGTTTTGCTCTCGCTAACTAGTTGTTCGACAAAATGCATGAACTAATAAAAAGTTGGTAATTAAGAAATTGTTCCTtagttttagtgttttttttttttttacttttcaggAAAATAACTTGGGCCTCAAAGCTTGAGAAGTGTCATTGCATCGTTGTGCTACCACAAAATGAGTTGGAAGTGAAAGCAGAAGACACAACACACACTATACCATGCCTTCTGCTCCTTCCAAACTCTACGTAGGTTCTTTGCATTCTCTCAATCCCTTATTCACTATATATGCAGGGTCTGATGTTTTGGGCGATGATGATATCAAAGCAGAAGGTGGCTCATTTGGCATTAAAGCCGTTGGGGAGGAACAATGCAATTGATGGAACGTGTGGAGTTGGAACGAAAGAACCCCAACTTATTTTCGCTTCTGTAGACAGTGAggaaattgttgatgattaaacTTACTTTTAAATTAGCAAGATATatagcttttcttttctttctgtttgGTCCCTacttaattatgattttaatttatttgggcTTAGAACAAGTTTATTAATTGTTTGGGCTTACAAATGTGCCCGTTACAAATACCAAGTGAGCAATCTATTTCCCAAAACTGTTTGAGCTATATTTACAACAATAATTTGCATCATACATGCGTACTCCCATGATAAGgttattactttaatatctgaaaattaaatttattattttctaattatttactTTGAAGATTTAGTCATTCATGAAGAGTGATTTTGAAAGTTTGTTTCCCtacatgattgattgattgtgttcgATGTTGCTTTCATAATGAAGTCCAATTCTATCACATTGTTGACTTATCACTTCAAGAACAAGTGAAACTATATGCAGGTGAAAGCATAGCTTCAAGTTGACACATCACATAGAGGAACTGAGGAACATATAGGGCTTGTTTGGATACATTATTGTAAAAGACCTTATAGAGAAAGAACTTATTCAAAAGGCTCTTATCTGAAAAGTTACTTTtacataagttaatttgatGTTTGGATGATAAACTCTTAAGtgcttatttaaattaatatggtGTTTGGATGAAATTGTAGAAGATCTTttgcataattaaaattaccaaAAACGATATTATATGCTTTGACattattaaaactaataattaaatacttaaacattattatataattattaaatgccttaaataattaaatattattaaaaataataaaaattatttttttcttctatttcatttataaaaatattttaactttatcattatatttaaaatattgttatatattttctagaaattttgattaaaaaataattatttttataaaaataaaataaatgtatctcataaaaatataattatacgcCTTTCTACATAATTACTTTTCGtatttaaaatctaattaatttattgttttagtaATGTTGTCACATACATTctagtttataatttaattattatctatgtaattataatttataacaaaatataaaatatcattaaccTGGTAATAATACGATCAATAATGTCtttcaatataaaattgttcaaatgtACCCATACCATAAACATGCAACCTtgtagtattaaaaaataaagaaattaaatacgtGTTGGAAACATATTCTTCAGAGATTCTCTAAATCGTTCCATTTGTAGAGTACTTTGAGCATCCAGTTCTTCCCATGTTATAGTACTATGACCAACTTCACTTTCATCCTCATCACTATCTATATCTTCATTATCTTCATCTAGCGAATCAAATTCTCCATCACTCTTGTCATTTCTTTGAATGAAGTTATGTATAGCCATGCAAGCAACAATGATTTGGTTTTGTGTCTTCAAAGCAAAAGGTGGCATATTACCCAATATCTTCCATCTTGCTTTACATAAACCAAATGCACATTCAATTGTACTTCGAAGACTcgaatgataataattaaaaacttcaACTCTTCCCCTGATTCTAGGCCCAATTCTAAATTGCGGGAGATGATACCTAGTTTTCTTGTATGGTCCTAGAAAACCCATAAAAGTAGGGTAACCAGAATCAACAAGATAATATTTACCTAAAGAATAAAACAATAGAGCATGTTAGGacacaaaattataaagatacatatttataatatataaattttaagtacCTTGAGGAGGATGTGGAAAATGCAATGCAGGCTTACGTAAAGCCTCCATAAATATCTTAGTATCATGTGCAGAACCTTCCCAACCTGCCCAAACAAAAGTAAAACACATGCTAAAGTCACAAACAACCATGACATTAGTGGTAGTGTAGCCTTTCCGACCAATATAGACTCCTTGTAGATGAGAGGGAATACAAACTCGTATGTGAGTATCATCTATTGCACCAATACAATCCCTAAAGTAAGGGCGATATCTGGCATCTTTTAGAATCTCATCAGGAGTATCCCTAAATGATGGATCAACAGGCTTAATTATATCCTTTGCAAACATACACACAGCTTCTAAGACATTATGGAAATGTCTAGATATTGTTTCACCTGAATGTTGAAATCTTTCCTCACAATTACGAACAGAACCTGGTTGACTCAACATGTATAAAAACAAGCCAACTTGCTCATAAATGCTGACATTTCGAGTTTTCTTTAAGTTGTACTTGGTTTCCAAGATATCACATAATTCAAGAAAGACAAGTTTCTTCATTCTAAACATCTGATAACAACGTATTGGATGACCATTTAGAATTTCAGATACCCAACGATGGCCTGTCATGCTTGAATCTCTACATGGATTTTTCACAACATACTTCATGAAGTAATTGGTAACATTAGCTACAGCAAACATCAACACTTTGTTCTTCGTAATGTGATCGTCATCGTCAGATGAAGAGTCATTTGATGATAGTGAtgagtcatttgatgataatgatgaagaCATCctgtagaaggaaaaaaaaatcataacacaactgaaaataaaaaaatcaagagccAAACCATAACTAATATCCATAAcataaccaaaattaaaatcaaagatcCATGACATAactgaaattaaaaactaagaTCCATAACACAACCAAGGTTCATAACCAAGCAAAACTAGCAAGTGTCAATGATATCAAATAGAGGAGAAACTAAGGAATTTGTGCTTAAGTTTCAGACTTGATCCATCCAAGTTGTAGCTCAGGCTCTTCTAAAGCAACAAAGGTGATCCTGTTTGCCCTTTTTTTCATAAGTTTAGTGGCTTTGTAAAATAGTTCACTCCCACGCTCAAGTCCTGGTAGATCTTTCAACTTTGCTACACATGTAGTAATGCTAGTTGGGTCTTGAGCAGATACACTAGATTCAAATGTTTGAATAATACGATCTAATTGTGAGGAAAGCTTGGCAGCAACCCCAATTCTTTTATCACCCTCTCTTCCTCTGTCCATTTTCCTTTGCCGAAGACGTGTTCTGAGTTGTCGTGTCTATCTCAGGCTCATTCACTTCCATGCCAGTGTTATCATCAATGTTATCATTTGTCTCTTCTGTTCTTGTGTTGAATCCTTCATATTGTCTTGAATGTTCAGATGGTGCATATGCTGCAAAACCAGTAGCAATAGTACCTTTAAAAAGGAATTCCATCTCAGGTAAAAATTTGAGGCCTTGCTCTCTAAACTTTGCTACTTCAGGATCctcctataaaataaaaaataagaattataatatatatttagcatgagaattaagagataaaaatcaatctcattataatatatttggTAAGGTTGAcattcctatataatttaaattaagcaAAACCAACTTTCTAGCTGACAGAACTTGTGTTCTGCAGTATTTGTGCCTATTTAGATAATCAATTTGGTGACCTTCAAGTGTTATCACGAAtaatcactattaaaaaaaaggacaagTTGAATTGaccaaaagaataaaagaataagaaatgGAGAGGAGTCACTAGTCAGTACAAGtaagcaaaataatttaattaggtgcaacaataaatgtaataaactttttattaatttaaagttttCTATAACGTGTTTTCTATAACGTgtttaacatttataataaatttctttcatttctatTAATAAAGTTTTCTATAACGTGTTTAACATTTaaagtttataatataatatttaaagttttCTATAACGTGTTTAACATTTATAATACTTTTCTGAAATCTGCTTAGGAGGATAACAGGATTGGAACCAAAGAGTGCTactgaagaaaaaaaggaaacaacttTTACAGCTTGGAAGGTCTTATTGGCCTACGTACCACAAGTAACAACAAGGCAttcatattttgtttgatttcatAATATGGTAAGAAATAGTTAAACGTATGCTTAATTGCTAATATGTTAATTTTAGATTtcctatttataaaatataaaaaaaggactTGAACTTTGTTAGTTATGAATAATTCAATCCCACTATCGACACTATCACACTAGacatgataaatcaattatcaaTCAAATCGTTGTATTAACATTTAACTATTGGAAAGATACAAATAACAATGTAATAGCTTACAAAGGCAAAACAGAGAAAGGAGAGGTGGTAAGCCAACTCATATATACCTATAACTAATTAGCTATACCTACACCATTTAGATTAGACATCATGTTGCAGAGCTGTAGAAGGTAGAAATGAGAGATGGCGAAGGAGAAaggatttaaattattattatttgttatttttaaatttaaaaaaaaaactttatgacGATGATGAGAACTTTACAGGGAAACCTGCACCCTTAGACCTGTCCTTTTTATGAGCATAAGCAAGTCTGCATTTCCTTAAAATGTGTTAAGCACCTGAACGACTCAACCTTTCAGACTTCATCATAATGGCAATGCAGAGGCTACAATATCACACAATGATATTATGAACCTAGACAATGAAAAGGTAAAGTATATTCACTCCAGGCTCTCTAAGAATTTGGGTTGAGAAAATAGTGTGAAGGAATTGGATTCAACTACCCTACCCACCAAGTCTGATAGCCATTTTGGGTCTGGaaactattttgttgttgttggtcttGGTACACCCAAGAGGGACTTGTCACTCATTTTTGACACAGGTAGTGATCTTACATGGACTCAGTGTGAACCCTGTGCTGGTTCTTGCTACAAGCAGCAAGATGCAATCTTTGACTTATATGAACAATGAACACAAAAAAGGTACAGGAGTTCACATTTTTCAAATATAGTAGCATAGAACTACGTTCTAATCTCCTGAGTTGGTGCTTGATGGTATTGCTAAATTCAATAACATCAAACAGAACGGTCTTCATCTCATTTTTTCACCTAAACTAACAATGCTCTTAGACCTAAGATATACACAAACATAACATAAGGCACGCCTGACCTCTCTTATACGAAAAATTAAACACCCACATAAAGCACCATATCACTGTGACACTGTCCACAAAATTTAGACGCAgtttcttgaatatctttactattattttcaaatcaaaattagaatttaatttcaataatctAAATTCCAATTCTAATTAGACAATAGCACGAAAAGCACTTAAACAACTTGCatctaaatttcaatttctaaatgGAATTTCAAAGTGTCAACTGCACTGGTTACTCAGTATACTACACAAGCCATATGATCTCAGCAACCACTAATACATTTAGTCATTTGAATGGAAAGATCACATTGATTTTTGAAAGCAGATCACAATATCATTAGACTTGTCATTTCAGAATTTGGTAATGCGTCACttgtgaaaaaaagaagaagggggGTTGATTTTTCAACCATGACATTGAGAATGGACATAGTTCTGGAATAGGTATTCACTGCCAGCATATTCTTAACTTAGAAAAG comes from the Glycine soja cultivar W05 chromosome 6, ASM419377v2, whole genome shotgun sequence genome and includes:
- the LOC114414048 gene encoding uncharacterized protein LOC114414048 is translated as MIADSACSKSHRMVLPSDLWSISRVSWKIQVTQALVYDIGLSEERHGQAAGRRLLGLVRGQPLCDDGQLFSAMVVCKPLGTELLTKANFNWKITWASKLEKCHCIVVLPQNELEVKAEDTTHTIPCLLLLPNST
- the LOC114416564 gene encoding uncharacterized protein LOC114416564; amino-acid sequence: MSWIFDFNFGYVMDISYGLALDFFIFSCVMIFFSFYRMSSSLSSNDSSLSSNDSSSDDDDHITKNKVLMFAVANVTNYFMKYVVKNPCRDSSMTGHRWVSEILNGHPIRCYQMFRMKKLVFLELCDILETKYNLKKTRNVSIYEQVGLFLYMLSQPGSVRNCEERFQHSGETISRHFHNVLEAVCMFAKDIIKPVDPSFRDTPDEILKDARYRPYFRDCIGAIDDTHIRVCIPSHLQGVYIGRKGYTTTNVMVVCDFSMCFTFVWAGWEGSAHDTKIFMEALRKPALHFPHPPQGKYYLVDSGYPTFMGFLGPYKKTRYHLPQFRIGPRIRGRVEVFNYYHSSLRSTIECAFGLCKARWKILGNMPPFALKTQNQIIVACMAIHNFIQRNDKSDGEFDSLDEDNEDIDSDEDESEVGHSTITWEELDAQSTLQMERFRESLKNMFPTRI